The Corynebacterium marinum DSM 44953 genome contains the following window.
GAGCGTAGATGCGCAGGCCGTTGTTGGGCGCCTTCGGCGGGGCCGGCAGGCGCTTGGTCAGGTCGGCGCCCTGCATGGACTTGACCACGTTACGACGGCCGCGGCCGCCTTCCTGGCCGCCCTGACCCTGGCCGCCCTGGTTCTGACGGCCCTGGCCGCCACGGCCCCGGCCGTTTCCGCCCCGGGAGCGGCCGGAGCTGCGGTTGGTGGTGGGGGCGTCTTCTGCGGCCTTCTCGGCGGCAGGTGCCTGGGACCCCTTCGTCTCCGGTGTCGGAGCCTGGAAGACCGGCGATTCAGTCGAGCTGTCGGTCTCCGGCGGACCCGCCTTGCGGGTGACCTTGCGGGGACGATTTCGGGATTCAGTCATATTTAAAGGACTCCAGCCTTTTCCATGTCACGGCGGAGGCCCTCGATCTCCTGCTCGTCGGGAGCGACGACAGGCAGACGCGGGTCCCCCACCTCAATGCCCTGCAGTCGCAGAGCAGCTTTGGCCATGCTGGCACCACCCAGGCGGGCCTGGGCGGCGATCAGCGGTGAAAGAACGGTGGCGTTGATTTCCCGCGCACGGGCGAGGTCGCCTTCCTCGAAACTTGTGTACAGCTCACGCAAGGCGCGCGGTGCGGCGTGGCCGACCACGGAGATGAACCCCGAGGCGCCGATCGACAACCACGGGATGTTCAGCGGATCATCGCCCGAGTAGTAGGCGAGACCGGTCTCGTGCATGAGCAGTGCAGACTCCGCCATGTTACCCTTCGCGTCCTTAACCGCAAGAATATTCGGGATCTCCGCGAGTCGGCGGAGGGTTTCCGGTGCGATAGGGATGGAGGAACGCGGCGGAATGTCGTAGAGACAGATCGGGAGGTCGGTGGCTTCCGCGACAACCGAGAAGTGCTGGAAAAGCCCTTCCTGGCTGGGCTTAGAGTAGTACGGGGTGACCACGAGGAGCGCGTCTGCGCCGGCCTCGGCGGATGCCCGCGCAAGCTCGACAGAGGCCGCGGTGTTGTTGGTGCCGGCACCCGCGATGATCTTCGCGCGGTCGCCCACCTCCTCCTTCACGGCCCTGATCAGGGCTATCTTCTCTTCCGTGGTCGTCGTCGGGGACTCACCGGTGGTGCCCGCGAGCACCAGGGAGTCGAGTCCGTTGTCGACGAGGTGCGCGGCGAGACGACGGCCGGTCTCCGTATCGAGGGCGCCGTCGCGGTCGAAGGGGGTGACCATGGCGACACAGACGGTTCCGAAGTGCTCGGCCCCGTTCTTCACTGCCAAACCTGTACTCATGGTGGTCAAGGTTACCTGCTTACCTTTCCTCTGGGGGAATCTCTAGAATTCTGTGGCGTAGGGGCTGACGGCCATTTCGGTGCCGTCGGAGAGCCGGGAGAT
Protein-coding sequences here:
- the dapA gene encoding 4-hydroxy-tetrahydrodipicolinate synthase — its product is MSTGLAVKNGAEHFGTVCVAMVTPFDRDGALDTETGRRLAAHLVDNGLDSLVLAGTTGESPTTTTEEKIALIRAVKEEVGDRAKIIAGAGTNNTAASVELARASAEAGADALLVVTPYYSKPSQEGLFQHFSVVAEATDLPICLYDIPPRSSIPIAPETLRRLAEIPNILAVKDAKGNMAESALLMHETGLAYYSGDDPLNIPWLSIGASGFISVVGHAAPRALRELYTSFEEGDLARAREINATVLSPLIAAQARLGGASMAKAALRLQGIEVGDPRLPVVAPDEQEIEGLRRDMEKAGVL